A DNA window from Nitrospira sp. contains the following coding sequences:
- a CDS encoding TonB-dependent receptor (MaGe:77308604): MLCVRWLLCACLLSLPVGAAIAQDVAVATDAAGADAAQDDIIETPEVVVSATKTPIPAAQVTSAVEVITAEDMKRQNLRTVIDALRLAQGVAAFSNGGPGTDASIRIRGGTSSQTLVLIDGAIVNSATAGGYNFGNLTTDNIERIEILRGAQSMLYGSDAMGGVINITTKKGQGPPTVGAFLEYGSFTTVREGGTISGKQGIVDYSLALSRWDASSFSAVNYRRGATERDSYRNWTGSARVGVDLPKDGRLDFNFRWTNSDVALDSISATSPAESYGSKMRSQDYIFSGSYRQPLTEWWSQKLTLSRAQEASLFLPGTVQRSLATNVLSTPFGTPNETRVLSNRIEWQHDFRITEMLLLSGGYQFREQQGENDTGLTNRILSSNAGFAQAQVNLWDRFFGTAGVRYDSYNVFGNATTYRLTGGYYSKETDTKFRTSYSTGFRAPSMNELYFPNFGNPNLGPEKSQSMDIGVDQFFLSKSLKLSGGFFWNRYRNLIVTTFDPTFCAPFSTFSFCPQQLGDASTKGWEASLSYAYTSERQFLRGLTFQAQYTNTLTRDLDTAARLPRWPVDQWSMVIGYQPIEPMWITVTGRYIGSRFNTTGNNQSLRAFDVWSLAATYEVTKQVQVYLRAENLFNEKYEEVASAGVPIRSIFGGVRVAFSAKP, from the coding sequence CCGCTCAGGACGATATCATTGAGACTCCCGAAGTCGTCGTCAGCGCGACGAAAACCCCGATTCCAGCCGCGCAGGTCACGAGCGCGGTGGAGGTCATTACGGCTGAGGATATGAAGCGGCAAAACCTTCGAACCGTGATAGATGCGCTCCGTTTGGCGCAAGGTGTGGCGGCGTTTTCAAACGGCGGCCCTGGAACGGATGCGAGTATCAGAATCCGAGGTGGCACGTCATCTCAAACGTTGGTGCTCATCGATGGAGCCATCGTCAATAGCGCGACGGCCGGCGGGTACAATTTTGGCAATCTGACGACCGACAACATCGAACGGATCGAAATTCTTCGGGGCGCGCAGAGCATGTTGTACGGATCGGATGCGATGGGCGGGGTCATTAATATCACCACGAAGAAAGGGCAGGGGCCGCCGACCGTGGGCGCCTTCCTGGAGTATGGCTCGTTTACCACGGTGCGCGAAGGCGGGACAATTTCTGGCAAGCAAGGGATTGTGGACTACAGTCTGGCGCTGTCTCGCTGGGACGCGTCCAGCTTTTCCGCGGTGAACTATCGGCGCGGCGCCACGGAGCGGGATTCTTATCGCAACTGGACCGGCTCCGCTCGCGTGGGTGTGGATTTGCCGAAAGACGGGCGGTTGGATTTCAATTTCAGATGGACCAATTCGGATGTCGCGCTCGACAGTATCTCGGCAACATCGCCGGCAGAATCCTACGGATCGAAGATGCGGAGCCAGGATTATATTTTCAGCGGCAGCTATCGACAGCCGTTGACGGAATGGTGGTCTCAGAAGCTGACGCTTTCACGGGCGCAGGAGGCGTCGTTGTTCTTGCCCGGTACGGTCCAGCGCAGTCTCGCCACCAATGTGCTCAGCACTCCCTTTGGCACGCCGAACGAGACGCGCGTGTTGTCCAATCGAATTGAATGGCAGCATGACTTTCGTATTACCGAGATGCTGCTGCTCAGCGGTGGGTATCAGTTTCGCGAGCAGCAGGGCGAAAACGACACCGGTTTGACCAATCGGATCTTGAGCTCGAACGCGGGATTTGCCCAGGCTCAGGTCAACCTGTGGGATCGTTTCTTTGGAACGGCGGGAGTTCGGTACGATAGCTACAACGTGTTCGGCAATGCCACGACCTACCGCTTGACCGGAGGCTACTATAGCAAGGAGACCGACACCAAGTTTCGCACGAGCTATTCAACGGGTTTCCGCGCGCCCAGCATGAATGAGTTGTACTTCCCCAATTTCGGCAATCCGAATCTCGGTCCTGAGAAAAGCCAGAGCATGGATATCGGAGTCGATCAGTTCTTTCTCTCCAAGTCGCTGAAGCTCAGCGGAGGATTTTTCTGGAATCGTTACCGTAATTTGATCGTGACGACATTCGATCCAACGTTCTGTGCGCCATTTAGTACGTTCAGTTTTTGTCCGCAGCAACTTGGCGATGCCTCGACGAAGGGCTGGGAGGCTAGTCTGTCGTATGCCTATACTAGTGAGCGGCAGTTTCTCCGAGGGTTGACCTTCCAGGCGCAGTATACGAATACCTTGACCAGGGATCTGGATACGGCGGCGCGGCTCCCGCGATGGCCGGTCGATCAGTGGAGTATGGTGATCGGCTATCAGCCCATCGAGCCGATGTGGATTACCGTCACGGGCCGGTACATCGGCTCGCGGTTTAACACCACAGGGAATAATCAAAGCCTTCGCGCCTTCGATGTGTGGTCGCTGGCGGCTACGTACGAGGTAACGAAGCAGGTGCAGGTCTATCTGCGGGCGGAAAATCTCTTCAATGAAAAGTACGAGGAGGTGGCCAGCGCCGGGGTCCCGATTCGCTCGATCTTCGGCGGCGTGCGGGTCGCATTTAGCGCGAAGCCATGA